From a region of the Bacteroides sp. AN502(2024) genome:
- a CDS encoding LytTR family transcriptional regulator DNA-binding domain-containing protein — MEILLFNTRDELIRVDLSHVVYFEADGNYTHIIFSNAAKATLLYSLGNIETLIDEKLKGQTQTFIRIGKRYIVNSTCIFQINTLKQKLLLTNFEAPHLFTLSVSKEALKNLKNLYTQK; from the coding sequence ATGGAAATACTACTATTTAACACAAGGGACGAACTGATAAGAGTGGATTTAAGCCATGTCGTCTATTTTGAAGCGGATGGCAATTATACTCACATTATATTTTCGAATGCAGCAAAAGCGACTTTGCTATATAGTTTGGGAAACATCGAAACGCTGATTGACGAAAAATTGAAAGGGCAAACGCAGACTTTTATCCGCATCGGAAAACGCTATATTGTCAACAGTACATGTATCTTTCAGATTAATACTTTGAAACAGAAACTGCTTCTTACCAATTTCGAAGCTCCTCACCTGTTTACTCTTTCAGTTTCAAAAGAAGCTTTGAAGAACCTAAAAAACTTATATACACAGAAATAG
- a CDS encoding IS3 family transposase: MKTLCGLFGMSSQAYYKKKKNLLSRHQIRTAILDAVFFYRSKAPGIGGLKLYHELRSLYGSEITGGRDAFLHLLRSERLMLPPKKPRHTTDSHHLYKKYPNLIKGVTAQYPNHIWVCDITYIWIEGGVCYLHLVTDMYSHAVLGWVLSPSLHAEYTLQALEQAINEAGGGNLCGTIHHSDRGVQYACDAYIDTLVTHHIRVSMTEDYNPTDNAVAERMNGILKTEWIYGMSLFRDKEMAREQITRMIDFYNNGRPHMSIGMKKPMDVYHGEVPGKSLWKK; this comes from the coding sequence GTGAAAACCCTTTGCGGACTGTTTGGCATGTCTTCCCAGGCCTATTACAAAAAGAAAAAAAATCTTTTGTCGCGTCATCAGATCAGAACAGCCATCTTGGATGCCGTCTTCTTCTACCGCTCAAAGGCTCCGGGCATCGGTGGTTTGAAATTATACCATGAGCTCCGCTCCCTTTATGGAAGCGAGATAACCGGAGGGCGGGATGCCTTCCTTCATCTGCTGCGTTCGGAACGCCTTATGCTGCCCCCGAAGAAACCCAGGCATACGACGGACTCCCACCATCTTTACAAGAAGTATCCGAATCTGATCAAGGGGGTAACGGCACAATACCCGAACCATATCTGGGTATGTGACATCACTTACATCTGGATTGAAGGTGGCGTATGCTACCTCCATCTTGTAACGGACATGTACTCACATGCCGTTTTAGGATGGGTGCTCTCTCCCAGTTTGCATGCCGAATATACGCTACAGGCACTGGAACAGGCCATCAATGAGGCCGGAGGTGGCAATCTTTGCGGCACAATCCACCATTCCGACCGGGGGGTACAGTATGCCTGCGATGCCTATATCGACACACTGGTCACTCATCATATACGTGTGAGCATGACTGAAGATTACAACCCGACGGACAATGCGGTAGCAGAAAGGATGAATGGCATCCTGAAAACGGAATGGATATACGGCATGTCGCTGTTCAGGGATAAAGAGATGGCACGGGAGCAGATTACGCGAATGATTGACTTCTATAATAATGGACGACCGCATATGAGCATAGGTATGAAAAAACCCATGGACGTATATCATGGAGAGGTGCCGGGAAAATCATTGTGGAAAAAATAA
- a CDS encoding protein kinase, producing MRQLKMNTLLQGGKYKIEKVLGQGGFGITYLATQELLNRKVCIKEFFYKEYCERDEATSHVTLGTQSNREVVERFMTKFIKEARTISQLNHPHIIRIHDIFKENNTAYYVMEYIEGESLAEKVNRDGMLSEAEAVDYIRQVADALSYIHGKNLLHLDIKPGNIMVDCSGHVILIDFGLSKQYDFGGDQTSTTPVGISHGYAPMEQYNVGGVSNFSPQTDIYSLGATLYKLVTGDTPPQASDVLNEGLPVLPSRLSDGVKNAIECAMQVKKKDRPKNVDAFVSLLDMHDSYVLEEKHQSSETAYEEKETKVIQAENAKEPEQTLSIYSSAEDLYQKGMEYYKNSLYTEAIPFLDKAANQGYVVAQCKLGVCYDYGNGVEKDSVKAVEWYKKAAEQGNAEAQYRLGMCYNISEGDWVKAVEWYRKAAEQGNAGAQYCLGICYNYGKGVEKDSVKAVEWYRKAAEQGNAGAQCKLGVCYDYGNGVEKDSVKAVEWYRKAAEQGNADAQCCLGICYNSGEGVEKDSVKAVEWYRKAAEQGNADAQCCLGICYNSGEGVEKDSVKAVEWYRKAAEQGDADAQYCLGICYNSGEGVEKDSVKAVEWYRKAAEQGNADAQLNLGHCYYNGEGIKKDIVRAVEWWKKSADQGNERAIEALKRYNKKTLKSWIMKKLKF from the coding sequence ATGCGACAATTAAAGATGAACACCCTCCTTCAGGGAGGCAAATACAAAATAGAGAAAGTGCTGGGACAGGGTGGCTTTGGCATCACCTACCTTGCCACACAAGAGTTGTTGAATCGCAAGGTCTGCATCAAGGAATTCTTTTACAAGGAGTATTGCGAACGCGACGAAGCCACCAGTCATGTCACACTCGGCACACAGAGCAACCGGGAAGTGGTGGAACGCTTTATGACCAAGTTCATCAAAGAAGCGCGCACCATCTCGCAACTTAACCATCCTCATATCATCCGCATTCACGATATCTTCAAGGAGAACAACACGGCTTATTATGTGATGGAATATATCGAGGGGGAATCCTTGGCAGAAAAGGTGAACCGCGATGGCATGTTGTCCGAAGCGGAAGCGGTGGATTATATCAGGCAGGTGGCGGATGCGCTGAGTTACATACATGGCAAAAACCTCCTTCATTTGGATATCAAGCCGGGGAATATCATGGTAGATTGTTCCGGTCATGTCATTCTCATTGATTTCGGCCTCTCCAAGCAATATGATTTTGGCGGTGACCAGACAAGCACGACTCCCGTAGGCATCAGCCACGGTTATGCCCCGATGGAGCAATACAACGTCGGCGGTGTAAGCAATTTCTCACCTCAAACGGATATCTATTCTTTAGGGGCAACGCTCTACAAGCTGGTGACAGGTGATACCCCTCCGCAAGCAAGCGATGTATTGAACGAGGGACTTCCCGTATTACCTTCCCGTCTTTCCGATGGAGTGAAGAATGCCATAGAATGTGCTATGCAGGTGAAGAAGAAAGACCGGCCGAAAAATGTGGATGCTTTTGTTTCTCTGCTGGATATGCATGACAGTTATGTTTTGGAAGAGAAACATCAATCATCGGAAACGGCCTATGAGGAAAAGGAGACGAAAGTGATTCAGGCTGAGAATGCAAAAGAGCCGGAGCAAACTCTATCTATTTACTCTTCCGCTGAAGATTTATATCAGAAAGGAATGGAATATTATAAAAATTCACTTTATACGGAAGCAATTCCTTTTTTGGATAAAGCTGCCAATCAAGGATATGTGGTTGCGCAATGCAAATTGGGAGTTTGCTATGATTACGGTAACGGTGTGGAAAAAGATTCGGTAAAAGCGGTGGAATGGTATAAGAAGGCCGCTGAGCAGGGGAATGCAGAAGCGCAATACCGCTTGGGGATGTGTTATAATATCAGTGAAGGCGATTGGGTAAAAGCGGTGGAATGGTATAGGAAGGCCGCTGAGCAAGGAAATGCAGGTGCGCAATACTGCCTGGGGATTTGTTATAATTACGGTAAAGGCGTGGAAAAAGATTCGGTAAAAGCGGTAGAATGGTATAGGAAGGCCGCTGAGCAAGGAAATGCAGGTGCGCAATGCAAATTGGGAGTTTGCTATGATTACGGTAACGGTGTGGAAAAAGATTCGGTAAAAGCGGTGGAATGGTATAGGAAGGCCGCTGAGCAAGGAAATGCAGATGCGCAATGCTGCTTGGGAATTTGTTATAATAGCGGTGAAGGCGTGGAAAAAGATTCGGTAAAAGCGGTGGAATGGTATAGAAAGGCCGCTGAGCAAGGAAATGCAGATGCGCAATGCTGCTTGGGAATTTGTTATAATAGCGGTGAAGGCGTGGAAAAAGATTCGGTAAAAGCGGTGGAATGGTATAGGAAGGCCGCTGAGCAAGGAGATGCAGATGCGCAATACTGCTTGGGAATTTGTTATAATAGCGGTGAAGGCGTGGAAAAAGATTCGGTAAAAGCGGTGGAATGGTATAGAAAGGCCGCTGAGCAAGGAAATGCAGATGCGCAACTTAATTTAGGACATTGCTATTATAACGGCGAGGGTATAAAAAAGGATATAGTAAGAGCTGTAGAATGGTGGAAAAAGTCTGCTGATCAAGGAAATGAAAGGGCGATAGAAGCATTAAAGAGATACAACAAAAAAACTCTGAAATCATGGATAATGAAGAAACTAAAATTCTGA
- a CDS encoding FHA domain-containing protein, with amino-acid sequence MEIIVGRKGQQSVAITDLSVSREHCKLTSNSDGTYTLENLSVNGTFVDGKSIVRTQVTVNTEIRLGSSFIVRVRDLLPSPVSVPSGHSSQAATLSSIEKEYQEKFRKLKAVYDRYSADKIAIQKEAGINNFYRMLPMTLMSLVGLTAAVLPGLGNFAPVVGTAGIVLLIYSLAKSYKGSKENPEKMEALNKQFMIDYVCPKCGNFLGFVPYETLANKSVCSFCKCKWT; translated from the coding sequence ATGGAAATCATTGTTGGACGTAAAGGGCAACAATCGGTTGCTATTACCGATTTAAGCGTCAGCAGGGAACATTGCAAGTTAACTTCCAATTCGGACGGGACTTATACCTTGGAGAATTTGAGTGTCAACGGAACTTTTGTAGATGGGAAAAGCATTGTCCGTACACAGGTGACCGTTAATACCGAAATTCGCTTGGGCAGCAGTTTCATTGTCCGTGTAAGGGATTTGTTGCCTTCTCCTGTTTCTGTCCCTTCGGGACATTCATCGCAGGCAGCAACCCTGAGTTCCATTGAAAAAGAGTATCAGGAAAAGTTCCGCAAGCTGAAAGCTGTGTACGACCGCTACTCTGCGGATAAAATTGCCATTCAGAAGGAAGCCGGGATAAACAATTTTTATAGGATGCTCCCTATGACGTTGATGTCACTTGTGGGCCTGACGGCAGCCGTCTTGCCGGGACTGGGTAACTTCGCCCCTGTGGTAGGTACGGCTGGCATTGTTTTATTGATATATTCTTTAGCCAAATCCTACAAAGGAAGCAAAGAGAATCCGGAAAAAATGGAGGCGCTAAACAAGCAGTTCATGATTGATTATGTCTGCCCCAAATGTGGAAATTTCTTAGGCTTTGTTCCTTATGAGACATTGGCAAACAAATCGGTATGCAGTTTCTGCAAATGCAAGTGGACATGA
- a CDS encoding caspase domain-containing protein, which produces MNRLVLFFLFPFLFVCSEGEAKGDVYVVVVGVSGYQEIPSLVLPEKDAKAIAALYKLQTKHVILITGKYATKAVLLKSLKDQFSRAKEDDMVVFAFSGHGYADGICPYDMPAKGGKGITYREIQSILKQSRASRKVLFLDACFSGGIRGNASGIHSHAVNTPDVLLFLSSRTGEASIESPFMANGVFTTYLLRGLRGGADADKNRKITAKELFRYVSRKVGEKTDGKQHPVMWGKFEDDTVLFDWNRR; this is translated from the coding sequence ATGAACAGACTGGTTTTATTTTTCTTATTCCCTTTCCTTTTTGTATGTTCCGAAGGAGAGGCTAAAGGCGATGTTTATGTAGTAGTGGTAGGCGTGTCAGGCTATCAGGAAATTCCTTCCTTAGTACTTCCCGAGAAAGATGCGAAAGCTATAGCCGCTCTATACAAACTTCAGACCAAGCATGTCATTCTGATAACCGGCAAGTATGCCACCAAAGCTGTATTGCTGAAAAGCCTGAAAGACCAGTTCTCCCGTGCCAAGGAGGACGACATGGTGGTATTTGCTTTTAGCGGACATGGTTATGCGGACGGCATTTGTCCTTATGATATGCCAGCGAAAGGAGGAAAAGGGATTACTTATCGAGAGATACAGAGCATCTTGAAACAGTCACGTGCAAGTCGGAAAGTCCTCTTCCTGGATGCTTGCTTTTCGGGCGGCATTCGGGGAAACGCCTCCGGCATACATTCCCACGCTGTAAATACTCCCGATGTCTTGCTGTTCCTCTCTTCGCGTACCGGAGAGGCCTCCATCGAGAGCCCGTTCATGGCGAACGGGGTGTTCACCACTTATCTTTTGAGAGGGTTACGTGGTGGAGCCGATGCGGACAAGAACCGGAAAATTACGGCTAAGGAGTTGTTTCGATACGTCAGCCGGAAGGTTGGGGAAAAGACCGATGGCAAGCAGCATCCCGTGATGTGGGGAAAGTTTGAAGATGATACAGTGCTGTTCGACTGGAACAGACGATAG
- a CDS encoding ATP-binding protein: protein MKNIIFNQKTERDELMARPYQQRQTKHDVEELLTNPLIKLITGARRVGKSVFALLMLQGKNFAYLNFDDAQLLENWNEDLVMSALDDIYPGYDYLLLDEVQNLPNWDMWVSKLYRRGKNLVITGSNAKLLSSEMTTSLTGRYLKIEMLPFSLDETMSWNDIDIHAPREEQLAKATVLADDYMRNGGYPETIKARAITKNYLSTLFDSILLKDVAKRHKVRNTTDLYNLAIYLLSNFCNPISSNELAVELGLSSVATTKKFCDYLAESYLFFYLPRFNKKLKLMKKAPRKVYVVDNGFVQSTAFNLSENLGRLLKNQVFVELMRRGYEPGNTLFYYRTRNDKEIDFVTRRGTKVEQLIQVCYDMTSEKTRKRELDALVEAAEELHCDNLLVITNDLEEMTIWRNSSIRIVSINQF from the coding sequence ATGAAAAATATAATCTTCAATCAAAAGACTGAGCGCGATGAGCTGATGGCTCGTCCGTACCAACAACGGCAAACCAAACATGATGTTGAGGAGCTTCTCACCAATCCGTTGATTAAGCTGATCACCGGGGCACGACGCGTTGGTAAATCTGTGTTTGCATTGCTAATGTTGCAGGGAAAGAACTTTGCCTACCTGAATTTCGATGATGCACAGTTGTTGGAGAATTGGAATGAGGATTTGGTGATGTCGGCTCTTGATGACATATACCCCGGATATGATTATCTACTTCTTGATGAGGTGCAGAACCTGCCCAACTGGGATATGTGGGTAAGCAAATTGTATCGTCGCGGTAAAAATTTAGTTATCACCGGAAGCAACGCAAAACTCCTGAGCAGTGAAATGACGACATCGCTGACCGGACGCTATCTGAAAATAGAAATGCTCCCTTTCAGCCTTGATGAAACAATGAGCTGGAATGACATCGACATTCATGCGCCGCGTGAGGAACAGCTTGCCAAAGCTACCGTACTCGCCGATGATTATATGCGCAACGGCGGTTATCCAGAAACCATAAAGGCGAGAGCCATTACAAAGAACTATCTTTCCACATTGTTTGACTCCATATTGTTGAAAGATGTTGCGAAGCGACATAAGGTAAGGAACACAACCGATTTGTATAACCTTGCCATATACCTACTTTCCAACTTCTGCAACCCGATTTCCTCAAACGAACTTGCGGTAGAGTTAGGACTGTCAAGTGTGGCAACCACCAAGAAATTCTGCGACTATCTTGCCGAGTCTTATCTGTTCTTCTATCTTCCACGCTTCAACAAAAAGCTGAAGCTGATGAAGAAAGCTCCGCGCAAGGTCTATGTAGTGGATAACGGATTTGTGCAGAGCACCGCATTCAATCTCAGCGAGAATCTCGGACGCCTTTTGAAAAACCAGGTGTTCGTGGAACTCATGCGCCGAGGCTATGAACCCGGCAACACATTGTTCTATTACCGCACCCGCAACGACAAGGAGATAGACTTCGTGACCCGTCGCGGCACAAAGGTCGAGCAACTGATCCAAGTATGCTACGACATGACCTCCGAGAAAACCCGCAAGCGCGAACTCGATGCCCTCGTCGAAGCCGCCGAAGAACTCCACTGCGACAACCTCCTCGTCATCACTAATGACTTAGAAGAAATGACTATATGGAGAAATAGCAGCATCAGAATAGTTTCCATCAATCAATTTTAG
- a CDS encoding protein kinase: MQQLPINVLLQGGKYKIEKVLGQGGFGITYLASQELLDRKVCIKEFFYKEYCERDEATSHVTLGTQSNREVVERFMTKFIKEARTISQLNHPHIIRIHDIFKENNTAYYVMEYIEGESLAERVNRDGMLSEAEAVDYIRQVADALSYIHGKNLLHLDIKPGNIMVDCSGHVILIDFGLSKQYDFGGDQTSTTPVGISHGYAPMEQYNVGGVSNFSPQTDIYSLGATLYKLVTGDTPPQASDVLNEGLPALPPRLSDGVKNAIECAMQVKKKDRPRDVDAFVSLLDVHNSSVLEEKHQSSETVYEEEEETKMIQAEDVKGTVHSEPQAIITDTKKKESGKHKKVWFLVCLLGITGVFFSIRPFAEDLYQKGIEYYENSLYAEAIPYFEKAAKKGNASAQFKLGVCYAYGEGVDKNPVKAVEWFRKAAEQGHAKAQFNLGVCYANGEGVDKNPGKAVEWYRKAAEQGDATAQYNLGVCYDNGKGVEKNLVKAVEWCRKAAEQGDASAQFNLGVCYDNGKGVEKDLVKAVEWYRKSAEQGNAEAQCNLGYCYEYGEGVEKDLVKAVEWYRKSAEQGNAVAQRNLGLMYEYGYGISQDYVKAFEWFSKAAEQGEELAKSNAMQLKKYMVVYGKNSMGRINKYEYVDIGLSVKWATRNIGANYPYDFGDYYSWGETSTKAKYGINYSNIKELSSMDISGSSIDVVHNKWGGTWRMPTKSEFIELKDKCDWEWFDENNIKGYIITGPNSNSIFLPAGDSKTEISYRDKNAGDYWSSTSNDDNSAFALLFGKEYLTEVRLLRFGYGLTIRPVSN; encoded by the coding sequence ATGCAACAATTACCAATTAATGTCCTCCTTCAAGGAGGCAAATACAAGATAGAGAAAGTGTTGGGGCAAGGTGGTTTTGGAATCACCTACCTTGCCTCACAAGAGTTGTTGGATCGCAAGGTCTGCATCAAGGAATTCTTTTACAAGGAGTATTGCGAACGTGACGAAGCCACCAGTCATGTCACGCTCGGCACACAGAGCAACCGGGAAGTGGTGGAACGCTTTATGACCAAGTTCATCAAAGAGGCGCGTACCATCTCGCAGCTTAACCATCCTCATATCATCCGTATTCACGATATTTTCAAGGAGAACAATACGGCTTATTATGTGATGGAATATATTGAGGGGGAATCCTTGGCTGAAAGGGTGAACCGCGATGGCATGTTATCCGAAGCGGAAGCGGTGGATTATATCAGGCAGGTGGCGGATGCACTGAGTTACATACACGGCAAAAACCTCCTTCATTTGGATATCAAGCCGGGGAATATCATGGTAGATTGTTCCGGTCATGTCATTCTCATTGATTTCGGCCTCTCCAAGCAATATGATTTTGGCGGTGACCAGACAAGCACGACTCCCGTAGGCATCAGCCACGGTTATGCCCCGATGGAGCAATACAACGTCGGCGGTGTAAGCAATTTCTCACCTCAAACGGATATCTATTCTTTAGGTGCAACGCTTTACAAGCTGGTGACGGGTGACACCCCTCCGCAGGCAAGCGATGTGTTGAACGAAGGGCTTCCCGCATTGCCTCCCCGTCTTTCCGATGGGGTGAAGAATGCCATAGAATGTGCCATGCAGGTGAAGAAGAAAGACCGGCCGAGAGATGTGGATGCTTTTGTTTCTCTGCTGGATGTGCATAACAGTTCTGTTTTGGAAGAGAAACATCAATCATCGGAAACGGTCTATGAGGAGGAAGAAGAAACGAAAATGATTCAGGCTGAGGATGTGAAAGGAACTGTTCATTCTGAACCACAAGCTATTATTACTGATACAAAGAAGAAGGAAAGCGGTAAGCATAAAAAAGTTTGGTTTTTAGTCTGTCTTTTAGGTATAACAGGTGTATTCTTTTCTATTCGCCCTTTTGCTGAAGATTTGTATCAGAAAGGAATAGAATATTATGAAAATTCACTTTATGCAGAGGCGATTCCTTATTTTGAGAAGGCTGCCAAAAAAGGAAATGCAAGTGCACAATTCAAGTTGGGAGTTTGCTATGCTTACGGTGAAGGTGTGGATAAGAATCCGGTAAAAGCAGTAGAATGGTTTAGAAAAGCCGCCGAGCAAGGACATGCAAAAGCGCAATTCAATTTGGGAGTTTGCTATGCTAACGGTGAAGGCGTGGATAAGAATCCTGGAAAAGCTGTTGAATGGTATAGGAAAGCCGCCGAGCAAGGAGATGCAACAGCGCAATACAATTTGGGAGTTTGCTATGATAACGGTAAAGGTGTGGAGAAAAATCTGGTAAAAGCGGTAGAATGGTGTAGAAAAGCCGCCGAGCAAGGAGATGCAAGTGCGCAATTCAATTTGGGAGTTTGCTATGATAACGGTAAAGGTGTGGAAAAAGATTTGGTAAAAGCGGTAGAGTGGTATAGAAAATCCGCTGAGCAAGGAAATGCAGAAGCGCAATGTAATTTGGGCTATTGTTATGAATACGGTGAAGGTGTGGAAAAAGATTTGGTAAAAGCGGTAGAGTGGTATAGAAAATCCGCTGAGCAAGGAAATGCAGTTGCGCAACGCAATTTAGGGCTTATGTATGAATATGGATATGGAATATCTCAGGATTATGTAAAAGCCTTTGAATGGTTTAGTAAAGCCGCAGAGCAAGGAGAAGAACTAGCAAAAAGTAATGCTATGCAATTAAAAAAGTATATGGTGGTTTATGGTAAAAATTCAATGGGAAGGATAAATAAATATGAGTATGTTGATATTGGATTGAGTGTCAAATGGGCAACACGTAATATTGGAGCTAATTATCCATATGATTTTGGTGATTATTACTCATGGGGAGAAACTTCAACTAAAGCTAAATATGGTATCAATTATAGTAATATAAAAGAATTATCTAGTATGGATATATCAGGTTCATCGATTGATGTAGTACATAACAAATGGGGAGGAACTTGGAGAATGCCTACAAAATCTGAATTTATTGAGCTTAAAGACAAATGCGATTGGGAATGGTTTGATGAAAATAATATAAAAGGTTATATAATTACTGGTCCTAATAGTAATTCCATTTTTCTACCTGCAGGTGATAGTAAAACAGAAATATCATATAGGGATAAAAATGCAGGCGATTATTGGAGTAGTACATCAAATGATGATAATTCAGCATTTGCACTTTTATTCGGAAAAGAATATTTAACCGAAGTAAGACTTCTTCGGTTTGGATATGGATTAACGATTCGTCCTGTCTCAAATTAA
- a CDS encoding Arm DNA-binding domain-containing protein: MSETIKVVCYKYKTLSNGESPLMIRICKDGKKKYQSLGISVKAEQWDFKTNQPKDKCPNRERIAVLISEKINEIQKTALDKRIAGKDFTATTLIESATNKTTHKTVGEYYLTYIRNLQKENRIRYAGMFEVSYSSFIKFNKHLDISVFSQ; the protein is encoded by the coding sequence ATGAGTGAAACTATAAAAGTAGTGTGTTACAAGTACAAAACTCTTAGTAATGGGGAAAGCCCATTAATGATTCGTATCTGTAAAGACGGAAAAAAGAAGTACCAAAGTCTTGGCATATCCGTTAAAGCGGAACAATGGGACTTTAAGACAAACCAGCCAAAGGATAAATGTCCGAACCGTGAAAGAATAGCCGTTCTCATAAGCGAAAAAATCAATGAGATACAGAAAACCGCTTTGGACAAGAGGATAGCAGGCAAAGACTTTACGGCTACAACTCTTATTGAATCTGCCACAAACAAAACAACCCATAAAACGGTGGGTGAATACTATCTGACCTATATCCGGAACTTGCAGAAAGAGAACAGAATCAGATATGCAGGAATGTTCGAGGTGTCCTATTCGTCTTTTATAAAGTTCAACAAGCATCTTGACATCTCAGTTTTTAGTCAATAG
- a CDS encoding serine/threonine-protein kinase, producing the protein MQQLKINSLLQGGKYKIEKVLGQGGFGITYLASQELLDRKVCIKEFFYKEYCERDEATSHVTLGTQSTREMVERLMTKFIKEARTISQLDHRNIIKIHDIFKENNTAYYVMDYVEGESLNDMVNRRGALPEKEAVSYIERVADALKYIHQHNINHLDIKPSNIMIRQGDYRVILIDFGLSKQYDAQGGQTSTTPVGISHGYAPMEQYKQGGVSAFSPQTDIYALGATLYKLVTGNTPPQAMDILDEGLPSLPTSLSSSVVETIKRAMQPRKVDRPNSIDEFLKDLNVSTQNTDTVQDDVKVQYKQSENEATMILNQPENKERKQLSEYVDDRSKPTISFEPTEKQKEKFSWKWFIAPFLVFVITSYFWNDSEKSEETDHVTKVIEMKQQLINDSIAAARMKEIEKKRIDSINAIEEQARLAEIRKQEEKKRSEETPEELYSKGLRLYNNSQIPIKKKAIPLFEKAAKEGHVKSMYYLGEWYTWAGGNKDNGVMWWEKAADKGSFDAMYKLGRLYLSGGIGLHSLNSTDKERGYRWLEKAASNGHLEAQTFLGECYFMEGLDTNALYWWQKAAGKGYAQAYQELGNYYRGVIRGKVIDYNKAIEWYEKAANVKTSEGRAARSILVNIYYKKEEYRNLNKAKYWCQVMIADGCRHQIENEILDYFGL; encoded by the coding sequence ATGCAACAGTTGAAGATAAACAGCCTCCTTCAGGGCGGCAAATACAAGATAGAGAAAGTGTTGGGGCAAGGGGGCTTTGGAATCACCTACCTTGCTTCACAAGAGTTGTTGGACCGCAAGGTCTGCATCAAGGAATTCTTTTACAAGGAGTATTGCGAACGCGACGAAGCCACCAGCCACGTCACACTCGGCACGCAGAGCACCCGGGAAATGGTGGAACGCCTCATGACCAAGTTCATCAAAGAGGCACGTACCATCTCGCAGCTTGATCATCGTAATATCATCAAGATTCACGATATTTTCAAGGAAAACAATACGGCCTATTATGTGATGGACTATGTGGAAGGGGAATCATTGAATGATATGGTTAATCGCAGAGGTGCATTGCCCGAAAAAGAAGCTGTGTCATATATTGAGCGGGTGGCAGATGCTTTGAAGTATATCCATCAACATAACATTAATCATTTGGATATTAAGCCGAGTAATATCATGATTCGTCAAGGAGATTACAGAGTGATTCTCATTGACTTCGGTTTATCCAAACAATATGATGCCCAAGGTGGACAGACAAGTACCACACCGGTTGGTATCAGTCATGGCTATGCTCCGATGGAACAGTATAAACAAGGTGGAGTGAGTGCCTTCTCACCGCAAACTGATATTTATGCTCTTGGTGCTACTCTTTATAAATTGGTAACAGGTAATACTCCTCCACAAGCTATGGATATATTGGATGAGGGATTGCCTTCATTGCCAACTTCCCTTTCATCATCAGTTGTGGAAACCATAAAGAGAGCGATGCAGCCTCGTAAGGTGGATAGACCGAATAGTATTGATGAATTTTTAAAAGACTTAAATGTTTCAACTCAAAATACAGATACTGTTCAAGATGATGTTAAGGTTCAGTATAAGCAGAGTGAAAATGAAGCTACAATGATACTGAATCAACCAGAAAATAAGGAAAGAAAACAACTATCTGAATATGTTGATGATAGATCAAAGCCAACGATTTCATTTGAACCAACGGAAAAGCAGAAAGAAAAATTTTCTTGGAAATGGTTTATAGCTCCATTCTTAGTCTTTGTTATTACCTCTTATTTTTGGAATGACTCTGAGAAATCAGAAGAAACCGACCATGTAACAAAGGTCATAGAGATGAAGCAACAATTAATTAATGATTCTATTGCAGCTGCTCGTATGAAAGAAATTGAAAAGAAAAGAATAGATTCCATTAATGCTATTGAAGAACAGGCACGACTTGCTGAAATCCGTAAACAAGAAGAAAAGAAACGGTCAGAAGAAACGCCAGAAGAACTTTATAGCAAAGGATTGAGGCTATATAATAATAGTCAAATACCTATCAAAAAGAAAGCTATACCTTTATTTGAAAAAGCAGCGAAAGAAGGGCATGTGAAGTCTATGTATTATTTAGGAGAATGGTATACATGGGCAGGAGGAAATAAAGATAATGGAGTTATGTGGTGGGAGAAAGCTGCAGATAAAGGTTCTTTTGATGCTATGTACAAATTAGGGAGACTGTATCTTAGCGGTGGTATTGGACTTCATTCTCTTAATTCTACGGATAAAGAAAGAGGATATAGGTGGTTAGAAAAGGCGGCTTCTAATGGACATCTTGAAGCACAAACTTTTTTGGGAGAATGTTATTTTATGGAGGGGCTAGATACAAATGCTCTTTATTGGTGGCAAAAAGCAGCAGGGAAAGGTTATGCACAAGCTTACCAAGAATTGGGAAATTATTATAGGGGTGTAATTAGAGGTAAAGTTATTGACTACAACAAGGCTATTGAATGGTATGAAAAAGCAGCTAATGTAAAAACTAGTGAAGGACGTGCTGCTCGTTCTATATTGGTGAACATATATTATAAAAAAGAGGAATATCGGAATTTAAATAAAGCAAAATATTGGTGTCAAGTAATGATTGCTGACGGATGTCGTCATCAGATTGAAAATGAAATATTGGATTATTTCGGATTATAA